Proteins encoded together in one bacterium window:
- a CDS encoding tautomerase family protein produces MPNISIEGPIIEDVDKKRILVQELTDAATKAYGLPRETIVVLIKENSPENVGVAGKLIIDRK; encoded by the coding sequence ATGCCCAACATTAGTATCGAAGGTCCTATTATTGAGGACGTAGACAAGAAGAGAATTCTTGTTCAAGAGCTAACGGATGCTGCCACTAAAGCATACGGCTTGCCACGGGAAACGATCGTCGTTCTCATCAAGGAGAATTCTCCCGAGAACGTAGGCGTCGCTGGAAAA